From a single Calothrix sp. NIES-2098 genomic region:
- a CDS encoding 30S ribosomal protein S1 gives MVNQNLTATEIGFTHEDFAALLDKYDYHFSPGDIVPGTVFSIEPRGALIDIGAKTAAYIPIQEMSINRVDAPEEVLQSNETREFFILTDENEDGQLTLSIRRIEYMRAWERVRQLQAEDATVRSGVFATNRGGALVRIEGLRGFIPGSHISTRKPKEELVGEELPLKFLEVDEERNRLVLSHRRALVERKMNRLEVGEVVIGTVRGIKPYGAFIDIGGVSGLLHISEISHEHIDTPHSVFNVNDEVKVMIIDLDAERGRISLSTKQLEPEPGDMIKNRDLVYDKAEEMAAKYREQMLAKQQGATAVAGDAVVEEEIPAAIEEDIPVAIEEEIPAAIEE, from the coding sequence ATGGTCAATCAGAATTTAACCGCTACAGAAATTGGATTTACTCACGAAGATTTCGCTGCTCTACTTGATAAGTACGATTATCACTTTAGCCCTGGCGATATTGTACCAGGAACCGTTTTCAGTATAGAGCCGCGCGGCGCTCTGATTGACATAGGTGCGAAAACCGCAGCATACATCCCTATACAGGAAATGTCTATTAACCGGGTAGATGCCCCGGAAGAAGTATTACAGTCTAACGAAACGCGCGAATTCTTTATTCTCACTGACGAAAACGAAGATGGTCAGCTAACCCTCTCAATTCGTCGTATTGAATATATGCGGGCTTGGGAGCGTGTACGCCAGCTACAAGCTGAAGATGCTACCGTTCGCTCTGGTGTGTTTGCTACTAACCGTGGTGGTGCATTGGTGCGGATTGAGGGATTGCGTGGTTTTATCCCTGGTTCCCACATCAGCACTCGCAAACCTAAAGAAGAATTGGTAGGTGAAGAACTACCATTAAAATTCCTCGAAGTAGACGAAGAACGCAATCGCTTAGTTCTATCTCACCGTCGGGCGTTAGTTGAACGTAAGATGAACCGCCTCGAAGTTGGTGAAGTTGTAATCGGTACAGTGCGTGGTATTAAACCCTACGGTGCCTTTATTGATATCGGTGGCGTTAGCGGTCTATTGCACATCTCTGAGATTTCCCACGAGCATATTGATACACCTCACAGCGTCTTCAATGTCAATGATGAAGTGAAAGTAATGATCATTGATTTGGATGCAGAAAGAGGTCGGATCTCCTTGTCAACCAAGCAGCTCGAACCCGAACCCGGTGACATGATTAAAAACCGCGATTTGGTTTACGATAAGGCAGAAGAAATGGCAGCCAAGTATCGCGAACAAATGCTAGCGAAACAACAAGGTGCTACTGCTGTTGCTGGTGATGCTGTAGTTGAAGAAGAGATTCCCGCAGCTATTGAAGAAGATATCCCAGTAGCTATTGAGGAAGAAATTCCAGCAGCTATTGAAGAGTAA
- a CDS encoding transposase family protein translates to MQWRRENFYLYGLVEPLTGEYYIWEFSHLNTACFNIFLEQFAATYPDDIHILQLDNGAFHLSQTLQIPENIIFLFQPPHTPQVNPIERLWEEVKRNLSWECFANLDELRTAIWQRLEQLNNFIVASITGWGFILDALFVSGFS, encoded by the coding sequence ATGCAATGGAGAAGAGAAAATTTCTATTTATACGGTTTAGTAGAACCATTAACTGGGGAGTATTATATTTGGGAATTTTCTCATCTCAACACAGCTTGTTTCAATATCTTTCTAGAACAATTTGCGGCTACATATCCAGACGATATACATATTCTTCAATTAGATAATGGTGCTTTTCATTTAAGCCAGACACTTCAAATTCCCGAAAATATTATTTTCTTATTTCAACCTCCACATACTCCCCAGGTCAATCCCATTGAAAGGTTATGGGAAGAAGTTAAAAGAAATTTAAGTTGGGAATGCTTTGCCAATTTAGACGAGTTAAGAACAGCTATCTGGCAACGCCTTGAGCAATTAAACAACTTCATTGTTGCTTCTATTACAGGTTGGGGTTTTATTCTGGATGCTTTATTTGTATCAGGCTTTTCGTGA
- a CDS encoding HAD family hydrolase yields MVTIKCKNMTFPHIQAILFDKNGTLEDSEVYLRSLAQRAARLIDAQIPGIGEPLLMAFGVNGNSLDPAGLISVASRRETEVAAAAYIAETGRGWFESLKIARQALDEAEKYIGQTPSPLFVGSLEVLKSLSEAGLKLGILSAATTQEVQSFVAHHQLSDYIQLEMGVDEGPSKPDPILFLQACQALGVEPSATLMVGDSVGDMQMARNANAAGCIGITWIGQSDHVKGADVAINQLDEIQIIEV; encoded by the coding sequence TTGGTAACGATTAAATGTAAAAATATGACATTTCCTCATATTCAAGCGATTTTGTTTGATAAAAACGGTACTTTAGAAGACTCAGAAGTGTATTTGCGATCGCTCGCCCAAAGAGCAGCAAGATTAATAGATGCTCAAATTCCTGGTATTGGTGAACCTCTACTAATGGCATTTGGTGTGAATGGCAATAGCCTCGATCCCGCAGGTTTAATCTCAGTCGCCAGTCGCCGCGAAACAGAAGTTGCTGCTGCTGCATATATTGCTGAAACTGGTAGAGGGTGGTTTGAGTCTTTAAAAATTGCCCGTCAAGCTTTGGATGAAGCCGAAAAATACATTGGTCAAACTCCTTCGCCATTGTTTGTCGGTAGCTTGGAAGTATTGAAATCTCTTTCAGAAGCAGGGTTAAAACTTGGTATCCTCTCAGCAGCGACAACTCAAGAAGTACAAAGCTTTGTCGCTCATCACCAGTTAAGTGATTACATCCAGTTAGAAATGGGAGTAGATGAAGGGCCGAGCAAACCCGATCCCATCCTATTTTTACAAGCTTGCCAAGCTTTAGGAGTAGAACCAAGCGCTACATTGATGGTAGGTGATTCTGTTGGTGATATGCAAATGGCACGCAACGCTAACGCCGCAGGTTGCATCGGTATTACTTGGATTGGTCAATCAGATCATGTCAAAGGTGCGGATGTGGCGATCAACCAGCTTGATGAAATTCAAATTATAGAAGTTTAA
- a CDS encoding putative transposase — protein sequence MAGVTKVEIKESVEELHELLLKQKTASSRERIQALYLLKMGQVKTIQDVGVVLGRGRVTVQRWLKAYTQSGITGLLVIKKSTGRPPIIKSEAKEQLLKELEQPEGFKSYEEIRTWLKAVEGIEASYKVVHDTVRYRMKAKLKVPRAVGIKHHEEAESEFKKNCHNT from the coding sequence ATGGCTGGAGTAACTAAAGTTGAAATAAAAGAGTCAGTCGAAGAGTTACATGAACTGCTGTTAAAACAAAAAACCGCATCAAGCCGTGAAAGAATACAAGCTTTGTATTTGCTGAAAATGGGACAAGTAAAAACAATACAGGATGTAGGTGTTGTTCTGGGCAGAGGAAGAGTAACAGTACAGCGATGGTTAAAGGCTTATACACAATCAGGAATTACAGGTCTGTTAGTAATAAAAAAAAGTACAGGACGACCGCCAATTATTAAGTCAGAAGCAAAAGAGCAACTTTTAAAAGAACTAGAACAACCAGAAGGATTTAAAAGTTATGAAGAAATCCGAACATGGCTAAAAGCAGTGGAGGGAATAGAAGCATCATATAAAGTAGTACATGATACAGTACGTTATCGAATGAAAGCCAAATTAAAAGTGCCAAGAGCAGTAGGGATAAAACATCACGAAGAAGCAGAATCAGAATTTAAAAAAAACTGCCACAATACCTAG
- a CDS encoding non-specific serine/threonine protein kinase, with protein MRCGKDIFVLKSNMTNYSGINWLRRHLGEKYTIHEIESSCPTPMHIDSTFMPLAPGKVLVNPDYIDINKLPKILKSWDILVAPEPDPITGYIVSMCSKWISLNVLMLDEKRVVVEKSQESTIRAMKDWGFQPIPCAFLNYTPFGGSFHCATLDIRRKGELKSYF; from the coding sequence GTGCGTTGTGGTAAAGATATTTTTGTTTTAAAAAGTAATATGACAAATTATTCTGGCATCAATTGGTTAAGAAGGCATTTAGGGGAAAAATACACAATCCATGAAATCGAAAGTAGTTGTCCTACCCCCATGCATATTGATTCTACCTTTATGCCTCTAGCACCAGGTAAGGTGTTAGTTAACCCTGACTATATTGATATAAATAAATTACCCAAAATTCTGAAATCTTGGGATATTTTAGTTGCTCCAGAACCAGATCCCATTACAGGCTATATTGTATCGATGTGTAGCAAATGGATTAGCTTAAATGTGTTAATGCTGGATGAAAAAAGAGTAGTTGTCGAAAAATCTCAAGAATCTACGATTAGAGCCATGAAAGATTGGGGATTTCAACCTATCCCTTGCGCTTTTCTAAATTACACGCCTTTTGGTGGCTCTTTTCATTGCGCAACTTTAGATATTAGGAGAAAAGGGGAATTAAAGTCTTATTTTTAA